Genomic segment of Rubrivirga sp. SAORIC476:
CGCGGTGGATCATCACCGGCCGCACGCGGTCGTCGTTCTCGTCGATGTAGGTCAGGTCGAAGCGCTCCGGGAGGTTGTAGTCCAGCTGGACCGTCCCGAGCTGCCAGCTCCGGCCGAGCGCGTCCTTGATCATGAAGTCGAGCTTCGGCCCGTAGAAGGCGGCCTCGCCCTCCTCCTCGACCGTCTCCAGGCCCATCTCGGCGGCGGCCTCCCGGATGGCCTGCTCGGCCGCGTCCCACTGGGCCGCCTCGCCGATGTACTTCTCGGTGTTGGCCGGGTCGCGGAGCGAAACCTGCGCCGTGAACTCCTGAAAGTCGAGCGCGCGCAGGACCGTCAGCGTGAGGTCGATGACGGCCTTGAACTCGTCCTTGACCTGGGCGGGCGTGCAGAAGACGTGGGCGTCGTCCTGGGTGAACCCGCGGACGCGCGTCAGGCCGCCCAACTCCCCGGACTGCTCGTAGCGGTACACCGTCCCGAACTCGGCCAGGCGGACGGGCAGATCGCGGTAGCTCCGCGGCTTGTGGTCGTAGATCTGGGTGTGGTGCGGGCAGTTCATCGGCTTGAGCAGGTAGCCCTGCTCGTCCTCGTGTCCCTCGTGGCTGCGCGCGTTCGGGTCCTCGCCGTGCGGGATCGGCGCGCCGCCCCTCTCCAGCATCGGCGGGAACTGGCTGTCCGAGTAGTACGGGTAGTGGCCGCTCGTGCGGTAGAGGTCCAGCCGCCCGATATGAGGCGTCACGACGGGCTCGTAGCCGCGGCGCACCTGCTCCTCCTTCAGGAAGTCGACCAGCGTCTCGCGCAGGCGGGCGCCCTTCGGGAGCCACATCGGCAGGCCGGGACCCACCTTGTCGGAGAACATGAACAGCTCCAACTCCTTGCCCAGCTTGCGGTGGTCGCGCTGCTTGGCGAGCTCCAGCCGCTCCAGGTACTCCGTCAGCATCGACTGCTTCGGGAAGCTGACGCCGTAGATGCGGGTCAGCTGCGGACGGCTCTCGTCGCCGCGCCAGTAGGCACCCGCCAGGCTCATCACCTTGACCGCCTTGATCGGCTTCGTAGACGCGATGTGCGGCCCGCGGCAGAGGTCGGTGAACCCCCCCTGCTCATAGAACGTGATCTGGCCGTCCTCCAGGCCTTCCAGCAGCTCCAGCTTGTAGGGGTCGCCCTTCTCCTCGAAGAAGGCGACAGCGTCGGCCTTGGAGACCTCCCGGCGCGCGAACGTGCTGCCGGTGCGCGCCAGCTCGATCATCTTCTTCTCGATGGCCGGGAAGTCGTCCGACGAGAGCGTCGGGTGGTCTGTCCCCGAGAGGTCGACGTCGTAGTAGAAGCCGGTTTCGATGGCCGGGCCGATGCCCAGCCGGACGCCCGGGTAGAGCGCCTCCAGCGCCTCGGCGAGGAGGTGGGCCGACGAGTGCCAGAAGGCCTGCTTGCCGCCATCGGCGTCCCACGTCAGGATGGCGGCGGTGGCGCCATCGGGCAGGGGGCGTTCGAGGTCGCGGACCTCCCCGTCCACCTCGACGGCCAGCGCGGCACGGGCGAGGCCGGACGAGATGGACTCGGCGAGGTCGCGGCCGGTGGCGCCATCGGCGAGGTCGCGGGAAGAGCCGTCGGGGAGGGTGATCTGCATGGGTCTCGGGGGGCCGGGGCGGAACCGAAGGTCGGCGCAGCCAAGCTACCCGCGCCGGTCCTACGCGCTCCCCGAGGCGGGCGAAGAGAACGCGAGAATGGCCCGGCAGCCCTACCGCACCCGGTCGAAAGCGACGCCGTTGAAGGGGCCGCGGTGCCGCGTGTCATGGTCGTCGAAGACGAGGCGGCCCCGCTCGATGCGGGCGGTCGATGGCGCCTCGTCGCCCATGTCGAGCGTGACGACCCGGCAGGCCGCGTCGGCCTGCCAGCGTCCGGTGTGCTCGGTGCGCTCGGCCCCCTCGGCATCCGCGGTGCGGTGCACGGCCCGGCCATCCTCCGAGAGCGCGAGCGTCATGTGGGGCACGATGCCGCCGTCTCGCGCCTCGGCGCGGACGTCTTCGTAGGCGTCTTTTTCCGCCGTCCACCGGGTGGCGGCGAGCGTGCCGCTGGGAGGGCGTGGACCGAGGTCGGCCAGGGAGGCGTCCATCGAGGCGACCACGCTGGCGACGATTGGAGCGCGGTCGAGGGCGTACGTCCCGGCCACATCACAGGGATCGGGGGCAGCGCTGGGACGGGGTCCGAGGGCGAGCACGAGCAGGCCGAGGGCGAGCGGGGAGAGGAGAAGGCGCATGACGGAGGAAGGGGTGTTGGTTTTTTAGCATACTGTGTCACTGCCGGATGGTTGCGTCGGTCGGCCGAGCGACTGGACCGCCCTGCGGAGGTCGAGCGCAGGGCATTCTGAAAACCTAACGGTCTTATCTGCAACAATCCCTGCGCACTCCGCGTTAACCCCTTGCCACACAATCACAACGACCCTCGCTGGAGAGCGCACTTCCCCATGGCCACCCCCAAGATGAACAACGACTGG
This window contains:
- the thrS gene encoding threonine--tRNA ligase, producing the protein MQITLPDGSSRDLADGATGRDLAESISSGLARAALAVEVDGEVRDLERPLPDGATAAILTWDADGGKQAFWHSSAHLLAEALEALYPGVRLGIGPAIETGFYYDVDLSGTDHPTLSSDDFPAIEKKMIELARTGSTFARREVSKADAVAFFEEKGDPYKLELLEGLEDGQITFYEQGGFTDLCRGPHIASTKPIKAVKVMSLAGAYWRGDESRPQLTRIYGVSFPKQSMLTEYLERLELAKQRDHRKLGKELELFMFSDKVGPGLPMWLPKGARLRETLVDFLKEEQVRRGYEPVVTPHIGRLDLYRTSGHYPYYSDSQFPPMLERGGAPIPHGEDPNARSHEGHEDEQGYLLKPMNCPHHTQIYDHKPRSYRDLPVRLAEFGTVYRYEQSGELGGLTRVRGFTQDDAHVFCTPAQVKDEFKAVIDLTLTVLRALDFQEFTAQVSLRDPANTEKYIGEAAQWDAAEQAIREAAAEMGLETVEEEGEAAFYGPKLDFMIKDALGRSWQLGTVQLDYNLPERFDLTYIDENDDRVRPVMIHRAPFGSLERFIGVMLEHTGGNLPLWLAPVQVKVLPITDAQNDTATSVADDLRAAGLRVEVDTRSEKVGRKIRDAEVEKVPVMLILGKNEAEAGTVSVRRHGLGDDSDQGVQSLDALRTALLDEIAKGMGRA